In the genome of Lathyrus oleraceus cultivar Zhongwan6 chromosome 4, CAAS_Psat_ZW6_1.0, whole genome shotgun sequence, the window ATTTGGTTAGCCtaaaaataattgattaataGGTTTTAAAAGGCAAGAAAAGATATATAGTCGTTACCTATCATTAAGATGTTGTCCTAATCGCGGGCACATTTTTTCACTAACCCAATCGattgtgtgtgtgtgtctgtAATTAGCCGTATAACTTTGTGAGAAAACCCTTATGTGATTGGATATAAATGAAAATTGATTGTGTGTGTGAGAGAAAGACATagagggagggagagagagagagtgagagagagaggggagatggagagagagaaagggagagagagagagaagtagtgagagagagagagagagagaaagagattAGCCGTATAACTTTACGAGAAAGCTCTTATGCTTTTATAATGTTATTCACTCATATGTGTCAGGGTGAACTTTCACACACTTCAAGACTTGTCAGATACTTCCAATCATGTATACACTTGCTAGAGCTTTACTTTGAGATGAGGCTTGAATTATATTGCATTTAGGTGCCATCATTAGAGAGCCAAGTTTATCAAACCATATTGATTTGCTTGCATCTTTAACCGTTTTTCACTTGACTTTAGTTATCATTAAAGACTGGTTGTCATAATAAAAAACATGTTCATCTTCAATagttgtcatcataaaaaatatgTTCATAGAGAGCTTCCTTGATCAATGACCTGCAAAACAAGGTTCCACATAAAATAGTGTTGACTATTCCTACAATATGTCAAGCAAGAGGTCTTTAAGATTGTGATTTATGAAAAAGTGACATATTTTCCTAGTCTTTGAGATAAGTATATGTATGTAGCTCACTTTGATCTAATGGGAAGTGTTAAGTCTTAAGTTTATTTCCTCATATTTGACCAGCCCGACCTCACTCCACCGGGGATCGTGGTGGAAGATTCATATATGAGGAAGTCCCATGAATTGGAAATGCCGTCCATATGCCAAACACCTAATATAACTCATTGGGTTCCATTTAAGATCTCCCATGCACCCCACGTGAATGCAACTCAGTGTGTCGAGATCATTGATATTGTATAAGTCAGAATTATAATATTCATGACGGTGTACACCTCCAAACACGAAGTCTGTAAGAACGAAGTGGTTTGAAAAAACACACAATGCTTCACTTAGTTATTCTAAGTTTATAAATACCTCATTATAAATATCATTTAAATAAAAAAGTCTTTACAtatccttttttttttcttttttttttattattattattattattattattattattattattattattattattattattattattattattattattattattattttagaCATTCTTAAATACTATTTCATCCTTCAAACACTAGATGTTGTTTAGAGTTGTCTCAAAAATCACAACTCAAAATAAAGTCTTTTTTATCGTTATAATTGCTTGATAAAAAATGAATTATTGTCACAAAAACAAATTAATTTTCATATCGCCTTACCACCGATTAAACAAATATCAAAATCAAGGAGACAAATAACTTGCGTTACATAGATACGAGTACGTAGTAAGTACTTAGTATGAGTATGAATACAAAATTTGGTATTTAAAAAAAAGATATGGGTATATTAGTATACTTTTTAAAAATACAATTATAAAAATAAACAACGGAATTATATTTTTCAAATgataataaaaattaaaattaaaaaacaatttGTTCAAAAGATTCGATATTTATACAATAACATAGAAAAATACACTTTAAAAGTGTGAATATGGAATCATGActaaatattaatatttttctCACTAAAATCATTAAAAAGAACGAGTTCTAATTCATATTCATCAAGAGAAAGAATAACAATTTCCAACATCAAGAATATCAACGGCATCAAACATACCTCATTCACTttgagaaagagaaaaaattGTCAAGTAAAATAAAAACCTAATTTTGAACCATTAAAAAGTTTGAATTTATAtcattaaaaataaaaataaatttggATTCGTATACCAATACCTACCTGCGTATCAATTTAAGAAAAAGTTATAGACTTGGTACGTATACGTAGAGCAAGCAATACATGATATGTATTTGGCACTGATACTTTGCCTAAAATGAGTATACTTGAATACATGATATGTATTTGGCAGTGCTACTTTGCCTAAAATGAGTATATTTGTTAAAGGTGTTCGCGGTTCGATTTGAATCAATTTTGAACTAAAAAATAATTCgatttaaatataaatttattCGCGATTCGGTTCGATTTTAGATAATTGATTAAAAAATTCGATCTGATCCAATTACATATCGATTTTTTGGATATCTAAcatataaattatatttttttaaaattccaaaaataataataaataatagaATTGATATAATATATAacatataatatattaaaaattaatattataaaataacAATCATATATTAGGAGtgaaacaaataaaataataaaaataaatagattaaattaaattaataaataatattaaaaaaataaatattatcaAATAATAAATTATAACACCATATCATattaaaaataagaataaaaacaTATACATACAGTCCGGTTTCGAAAAATCAATTTAAATCAAACGATTTTTATAAAATGACATCCAAATACATTCAATAATATTCAGTTTTTGAGTCTTCGATTTTCTTTATCAATttacaattttttaaaaatcGGTTTTAATATGAACATCAGCACTCTTCACAATAAACAACTAATCAATTAAACACACGACAACTCAATAAATACTAAATTTCGCACATCGGCAACATAATTTTCTCTTTTCATGATAGTATTAAAGATCAAATCCTTAACTTTTACTTCTTCCACCCAAACCAATCAAGGGCATTTTTTCCTACTAAGATTGCTATAAACTCACTATGCATCCGTTTGGTTGTACGTTTGTTTTTCCACATATACTTAAAAATTGTGATAACTTTTCACGTCTACATATAAGCTTAGTTTTTTTAGCTTCTCTCAAATCACATTTTTGTTTGCAATATATATACCATAACTCATCATAATTGATACCAAACTACTTCTTCCAATATATACTATCATTCACTACATTTCATGTGGGTTTCACTAAATAATCACTAATCATAAGTGAATCCAAATTACTATTTAGTAAAACCCACAAAAATTCCATCATGTACTACTAATCTTCTAACCTCTCTCACATCATCACAAAATCATCACAAGCCTCATTCTATCTCTCTTACATCACCTTCAACTTCTCTCTCATTCTCTTCTGAACTATTAGACTCATCAAGAGACTCTCTTATGGTGAATCCCACAGGTCTCCCATGTTTTTCTTCACAAACATTATGCAATGTCAAACGACACACAGGACATGTGGATTGTTTCCTAAGCCAAATATCAATGCAAGAAAGATGAAAAGTGTGTCCACAATAAGGTATTATGCGCAACACTTCTTTTTCTTTGTAATCTCCCAAACATATCACACACCTGTAAAAAGCAAAGCTAGAGGTCAATgatttattaaaaaatatatcaTTTTTGAAAAATTACTTTATGAAAAAAAACTTTAATCATTAATCAATAATAATATAATAAGATATTCAAATTACATATTAAACTTAACTGTGTACATTGAATGGAATTAAAAGCCTCTTCATTGAAATTTAAAGTAGGAATTGCAGCAACAAATGCAGGCTCAGGTTCAGGTTCATTACCATCACATTCTGGCTAtcaagtaagcaaataaaaaatCAATGATATAAAAAAACTGATTTTCTAGATTTATTGAATATACAATGTATTTAGTTTATATATAAATCAGATGAAATATtaagaataaaaaaaatatatatattattatgAAAAATTTACCTGTTCAATATCGGGTCTCGATTCAATTTGAAATATAGTACGTGAACCCACATGTCTTTCTCTAAATCTTCCGCAGATTATTCTTGTGCAAACAAATACAATGAAAGTTGCACTCATTCCAAATCCAATAATTGTGCTAACCAAATTTGCACCTGAACTCATTGTATAAAAAACAAGAACAAAAAGAAAAGCTTCAAAGTAATATTAATATAACATAGCCCACAAGCTCTTAAAGATAAAGAAGATGATAAACAAGAAAAAAAATGAGGACCCAAAAAAAACCcattaaaaaaatcaatttttttttatgtGGAATCCAAGtgacttttaaaaataaaaaataaaaaagaatcCAAGTGGCTTTGGTGTGACTCAAAGTGAAGATGAATGGTGAGAAAGAGAAGTAGAGAGTTGTGGAAGAAGAAGGTTGATTCTGTTGATGTTCATTGGAATCATATTCGTGGGTCCATTTTATGATTTTGACTAAGTGAAAATGAGGTATTATTTCAAATCCAACGGTTGATATTaaatataaaattattattttttgggGAGAAAATGATCATAACGGTTAGGATAGTGCAATGGATTTATGAGGTTTTGAAACCGCTGCTATAGTTATTGGTTTGGTCATTTTTTAACATAATTTGAGGCTTTTATTAATAATATTGTGATTCTCTTGTCCAAAGGTCAAATGTAGAAAAGGATAATAAATATAGGAATTAAGAATGTCTGGATTGGGAAAATTTTGATAAATATTCAagttttttaattttaatatcAAATTAATCCATTTTCACGTAGTTCTCGATATAACTATCTTTCAAACcaaataaataaattaaaaaggAGACACAAATTGAATTAACACCTCCTATTTTTTTCTTAATTATTGTAAATTTCCATGCAGATTTGATGATACACGCAGATTTACATACATATTTATCTGCGATATTTTTAAGTTTTTGTCTACGGATAAATCAGTTAAATTTTTTATAACTAATATTTTTTTAAAGAGGAGACGTCAATTGAGTTTGCGcctcatttttaattattttttctttGAAACATGATTATATTAGAAATTACGTGGAAAAATTGgttaattaatattaaaattgaaaaatgtattttaatttttttttaagaaatTGGATGAtgtaatttttttaattaaattaattaacaGTAATAGTTAGTTTTTATATATCTTGAAAGAGATTCAAATTTAATATTTTGAGGTAATAAAATTAAGTTTTTACTATTTAATTAAGACATCAAGTTACAAGTTTTTAAGaaactaaaattaaaataaatataaagTAATACTTTTATAGAATGAGAAAATAAGACAGCCATGCTTGTTCAATGTAAACCATTTTTCTTATCACTATAACCCTTTTTACGGATGTCTAATAAATATTGAgtatattttatcattttttaataattattataaaatagtttacataaatataaataaataaatgatatAGCTATAgataaatattattattaaaaattaaattatatataaatatttacATTCATTTAATTTCACTAATACATATAATGAACTAAATTGATTAAATTTATGTGATAATATAGAGTGAATGCATAAACATTCATCCCATTTGTTTTCTTCTAAATTCGATGGATCACTCAAAATAATAATATAAGTTTATTGGATAATAATAAATATGTATTATTTTAAAAGCTAAAtcttttattaaattaaatatttttaaagaACACAAATAAATACAAATGTGACGTGGAACAAGATGACAGGGGAAATTAAAATTGTAGTAAATGAGATATAAAAGACAAGGCGGATCTTGATGGTCAAACGAAAGTGTCcataataaaattcaaataaaaaGAGAATGCCTTGAAAATTGGTCTAGGGTTAAAAGTGATAAAAGTTGGGAGTTCCTAAGAAAAATATAAGAAAATTAAGGGAAAAAAATAAGAAGATGTGGACAAAGGAAGAACTAAAAATGTTACTTTTTCAAATATCTTTTCTTAAAAagttttaatttaaaaaataaaaaaaatacttttTCAAGAACATTTTCCTTggaaaataatttaaaaataaaaaagttaatatattttcaaaatatttaaaataaaagcaccaaaatatttaaattttgaattttaaaaataaaCTGTCAAAATTTTGAAATGAgaaatgtatttttttttaaatccaTTATTTTTGCATGTTCTGTTCTAGAACCTTAATTGGACATAATCGATTGATGTGGAATCTCGAACATGTGATTTTGATCTCCAATACAGTGACGCGGGGGTGGACCAACAAGGTTAGTACTCTAACGTCTAAGTTAGTTCAAAATTCAAGATGCGTGTAGTGAAAAATGGATATCAACGAATGTACCTTACTTTCTATGTGAACTGACTTTATACATGGAATGGATTTGAAATG includes:
- the LOC127135624 gene encoding RING-H2 finger protein ATL39 isoform X1; the protein is MSSGANLVSTIIGFGMSATFIVFVCTRIICGRFRERHVGSRTIFQIESRPDIEQPECDGNEPEPEPAFVAAIPTLNFNEEAFNSIQCTQCVICLGDYKEKEVLRIIPYCGHTFHLSCIDIWLRKQSTCPVCRLTLHNVCEEKHGRPVGFTIRESLDESNSSEENEREVEGDVREIE
- the LOC127135624 gene encoding uncharacterized protein LOC127135624 isoform X2; protein product: MSSGANLVSTIIGFGMSATFIVFVCTRIICGRFRERHVGSRTIFQIESRPDIEQPECDGNEPEPEPAFVAAIPTLNFNEEAFNSIQCV